The following DNA comes from Candidatus Krumholzibacteriia bacterium.
CGGGGCCGGTGGTCGGCGATGTCGAGGAATCCATGCACTGCTCCCGGCGGCGGGCTCGGCCGCGGTGTGTATCTTCGGGCACCGTCGGGGTCGCCGCGGTCGATGATCGCCGACCAGTGTAGACGTCCCTCGCCCCCGCGCAAAGCCCGCGCCGTGCCACGCGTCTTCTCGAGCGACCGCTTCGAGCTCCCGCTGCCGCCGGGCCATCGGTTTCCCGCGCGCAAGTACGGCATGTTGCGCGAGCGTGTGCAGGCCGACGGCACGGCGGTCGACCTGGAACCACCGTCGGCGAGCCGCGCGCAGCTCGGCCGTGTGCACACCGAAGGCTATCTCGAACGGGTCTTCACCGGAGCCCTCGAGAAGAACGAGGCGCGACGGATCGGTCTGCCCTGGTCGCCGGCCATGCTCGAGCGCTCGCGGCGCTCCACCGGAGCCACCGTGGCCTCCTGCGAGCGCGCCCTGATCGACGGGGCGTCGCTCTACCTGGCCGGTGGCACCCACCACGCCTTCGCCGATCGGGGCGAGGGCTTCTGCGTGTTCAACGACGTCGCGGTGGCCGCCCGCGAACTGCTCGCCGCCGGTCGCGTCGGGCGCGTTTGCGTGGTCGACCTCGACGTGCACCAGGGCAACGGCACGGCCGTGATCTTCGCCGACGACCCGCGGGTCTTCACCTTCTCGCTGCACGGAGCCGGGAACTACCCCTTCCACAAGACCCGCAGCGACGTCGACGTGGCTCTTCCCGACCGCACCGGGGATCTGGCGTACCTGCAGGCCCTCGACGCCCA
Coding sequences within:
- a CDS encoding histone deacetylase, with product MPRVFSSDRFELPLPPGHRFPARKYGMLRERVQADGTAVDLEPPSASRAQLGRVHTEGYLERVFTGALEKNEARRIGLPWSPAMLERSRRSTGATVASCERALIDGASLYLAGGTHHAFADRGEGFCVFNDVAVAARELLAAGRVGRVCVVDLDVHQGNGTAVIFADDPRVFTFSLHGAGNYPFHKTRSDVDVALPDRTGDLAYLQALDAHLDAVLDRAEPDLVVYIAGADVYAGDRLGRLSLTPDGIAARDRRVFAALGRRALPWAMVMGGGYAQPIEETVSIQHRTVRIALESVANGNHGAGPPVS